A part of Entelurus aequoreus isolate RoL-2023_Sb linkage group LG03, RoL_Eaeq_v1.1, whole genome shotgun sequence genomic DNA contains:
- the vgll2b gene encoding transcription cofactor vestigial-like protein 2b, with the protein MSCLDVMYPAYGHYPSYSAAAPAFINSLQTATSVTSISPPCRDFMDTPRGAEGMPGAQGTVGGSATSSSSSASSSSSASSSSSSYTPAALRPDGGPKDKQEGPEAEYLTSRCVLFTYYQGDISTVVDEHFSRALSSYMDGEGKRRASEQQAAGTTETPSPSSRRSFPPSFWDSNYASPQGRPHCETGAPSYSMDPYASGLHPGLPHPHAHPHPHPHAHPHSHPPHPAESWGYPQAQAYGPPRPLHELYSPSALEPHYGPLLMPTVRPPHLATLPSHYEVSKLDPTASWPGLLSSGDVGQTLALNMDAGLQQHKKGKELYWF; encoded by the exons ATGAGCTGTTTGGATGTTATGTACCCAGCTTATGGACATTACCCGTCTTACTCTGCCGCCGCTCCTGCTTTTATCAACAGTCTACAG ACTGCCACCAGTGTAACCAGCATCTCACCTCCGTGTCGGGACTTTATGGACACTCCCAGGGGTGCAGAAGGGATGCCCGGGGCCCAGGGCACCGTCGGCGGGTCCGCAACATCATCCTCTTCGTccgcttcttcctcctcctccgcctcctcGTCTTCGTCCTCCTACACGCCGGCAGCCCTGCGGCCAGACGGGGGTCCCAAGGACAAGCAGGAGGGTCCCGAGGCCGAGTACTTGACCTCGCGCTGCGTCCTCTTCACCTACTACCAGGGGGACATCAGCACTGTGGTGGACGAGCACTTCTCCAGGGCGCTCAGCTCCTACATGGACGGGGAGGGCAAGCGGCGGGCTTCGGAGCAGCAAGCCGCGGGTACCACAG AAACCCCGTCACCGAGCAGCCGACGAAGCTTCCCTCCATCCTTCTGGGACAGTAACTACGCCTCGCCTCAAGGCCGCCCCCACTGCGAGACCGGAGCACCTTCGTATTCCATGGACCCCTACGCTTCGGGGCTCCACCCGGGTCTGCCGCACCCACACgcccacccacacccacacccacacgctcACCCTCACTCCCATCCTCCTCACCCAGCGGAGAGCTGGGGGTACCCCCAGGCCCAGGCTTACGGGCCCCCGAGGCCTCTCCATGAACTGTACTCCCCTTCCGCTCTAGAGCCCCACTACGGGCCGCTGCTCATGCCCACCGTGCGGCCGCCTCACCTGGCAACCTTGCCCAGCCACTATGAAGTGAGCAAGCTGGACCCCACGGCCTCCTGGCCCGGACTGCTCTCCTCAGGGGACGTCGGCCAGACGTTGGCCCTCAACATGGACGCAG GCCTCCAGCAGCACAAGAAAGGCAAAGAGCTATACTGGTTCTAA